One Pongo pygmaeus isolate AG05252 chromosome 10, NHGRI_mPonPyg2-v2.0_pri, whole genome shotgun sequence genomic window carries:
- the DEPDC4 gene encoding DEP domain-containing protein 4 isoform X2: MSPKGCSGPFQAAQLWDGIIHSLQFQVEIKRRRHHLQTYKDCFTGSDAVDVVLSHLVQNTCLSSNDISRLKGVHLCQVLMNHKVFEPVGMKKLFKKEKELEFEDSNNSLYRFLGNKSSYDCCKRQKDAENEFNENLRPEYEVISNPLAQEIGEERIEELIHTINGNPALCPNITVQKPFLRLSKEGVSFYTAITSDKTDVWKEQTLLCLLQLIHLPFLDNILEPPVKTQNFQLNKEEDLVITNTCLDRELIPSLCPPEIDNWLNAAIECLEYFPDQLIVTVSQQLMQNRNEETRLNSQKKILFDVIAKYYAQERDCVLTDEYFYIHSGIIELLENEKRAEALEAIQLYLRLLLLNIREELRRLLTFMAMASEPNAYKLQKQYDNKTVVLKTLAKSVLQAKSLLKVRAEQLIWFLLEYHSELFKTPVTLLDLVSKKLKKLLHGEDADAISDRISLCCPG; this comes from the exons gatGCTCTGGTCCTTTTCAAGCTGCTCAGCTATGGGATGGTATTATTCACTCTCTTCAGTTCCAAgtggaaataaaaagaaggagGCATCATTTACAAACATACAAAGACTGTTTTACTGGTTCTGATGCTGTCGACGTGGTCTTAAGTCATCTTGTGCAAAACACGTGCCTAAGTAGCAATGACATCTCTCGTCTTAAAGGAGTTCATCTTTGCCAAGTTCTAATGAATCACAAAGTATTTGAACCAGTAGGAATGAAGAagcttttcaaaaaagaaaaggaattggaATTTGAAGATTCCAACAATAGTCTCTACAGGTTTCTAGGCAATAAATCATCTTACGATTGTTGCAAAAGACAAAAGGATGCTGAGAATGAGTTCAATGAAAACTTGAG ACCAGAATATGAAGTGATTTCAAATCCTCTAGCACAAGAGATTGGTGAGGAAAGAATTGAGGAACTTATTCATACAATAAATGGAAATCCAGCTTTATGTCCAAATATCACAGTTCAGAAACCTTTTCTCCGGCTTTCAAAAGAAG GAGTTTCCTTCTACACAGCAATTACATCAGATAAGACAG ATGTTTGGAAAGAACAAACATTATTATGTCTTCTTCAATTGATTCACCTTCCATTCTTGGACAATATTTTGGAGCCTCCagttaaaacacaaaattttCAGTTAAACAAAGAGGAAGATCTTGTTATCACTAACACTTGCCTAGACAGAGAACTTATTCCAAGCTTATGTCCACCTGA GATCGATAACTGGCTTAATGCAGCAATTGAATGCTTGGAGTATTTCCCTGACCAGTTAATAGTTACAGTTAGTCAGCAGTTAATGcaaaacagaaatgaagagaCAAGATTGAACAGTCAGAAGAAGATACTCTTTGATGTCATAGCAAAATACTATGCTCAAGAGAGAGATTGCGTATTAACTGATgagtatttttatattcattcagGAATTATTGAACTTTTAG aaaatgagaaaagagcaGAAGCACTTGAAGCAATACAACTATATCTAAGATTGCTGTTGCTGAACATTAGAGAAGAATTACGACGGCTACTTACTTTTATGGCAATGGCATCAGAGCCCAATGCCTACAAGTTGCAAAAACAG TATGATAATAAAACAGTGGTCCTGAAAACTCTTGCCAAATCAGTTTTGCAAGCCAAGTCATTATTAAAAGTGCGGGCAGAACAACTGATCTGGTTTCTACTGGAGTACCACTCTGAGCTCTTCAAG ACACCAGTTACTTTATTGGATCTGGTTAGTAAGAAACTTAAGAAGCTTCTACATGGAGAAGATGCGGATGCCATATCAG acaggatctcactatgttgcccaggctaa
- the DEPDC4 gene encoding DEP domain-containing protein 4 isoform X3, translated as MSPKGCSGPFQAAQLWDGIIHSLQFQVEIKRRRHHLQTYKDCFTGSDAVDVVLSHLVQNTCLSSNDISRLKGVHLCQVLMNHKVFEPVGMKKLFKKEKELEFEDSNNSLYRFLGNKSSYDCCKRQKDAENEFNENLRPEYEVISNPLAQEIGEERIEELIHTINGNPALCPNITVQKPFLRLSKEDVWKEQTLLCLLQLIHLPFLDNILEPPVKTQNFQLNKEEDLVITNTCLDRELIPSLCPPEIDNWLNAAIECLEYFPDQLIVTVSQQLMQNRNEETRLNSQKKILFDVIAKYYAQERDCVLTDEYFYIHSGIIELLENEKRAEALEAIQLYLRLLLLNIREELRRLLTFMAMASEPNAYKLQKQYDNKTVVLKTLAKSVLQAKSLLKVRAEQLIWFLLEYHSELFKTPVTLLDLVSKKLKKLLHGEDADAISGVDSSLFLLYR; from the exons gatGCTCTGGTCCTTTTCAAGCTGCTCAGCTATGGGATGGTATTATTCACTCTCTTCAGTTCCAAgtggaaataaaaagaaggagGCATCATTTACAAACATACAAAGACTGTTTTACTGGTTCTGATGCTGTCGACGTGGTCTTAAGTCATCTTGTGCAAAACACGTGCCTAAGTAGCAATGACATCTCTCGTCTTAAAGGAGTTCATCTTTGCCAAGTTCTAATGAATCACAAAGTATTTGAACCAGTAGGAATGAAGAagcttttcaaaaaagaaaaggaattggaATTTGAAGATTCCAACAATAGTCTCTACAGGTTTCTAGGCAATAAATCATCTTACGATTGTTGCAAAAGACAAAAGGATGCTGAGAATGAGTTCAATGAAAACTTGAG ACCAGAATATGAAGTGATTTCAAATCCTCTAGCACAAGAGATTGGTGAGGAAAGAATTGAGGAACTTATTCATACAATAAATGGAAATCCAGCTTTATGTCCAAATATCACAGTTCAGAAACCTTTTCTCCGGCTTTCAAAAGAAG ATGTTTGGAAAGAACAAACATTATTATGTCTTCTTCAATTGATTCACCTTCCATTCTTGGACAATATTTTGGAGCCTCCagttaaaacacaaaattttCAGTTAAACAAAGAGGAAGATCTTGTTATCACTAACACTTGCCTAGACAGAGAACTTATTCCAAGCTTATGTCCACCTGA GATCGATAACTGGCTTAATGCAGCAATTGAATGCTTGGAGTATTTCCCTGACCAGTTAATAGTTACAGTTAGTCAGCAGTTAATGcaaaacagaaatgaagagaCAAGATTGAACAGTCAGAAGAAGATACTCTTTGATGTCATAGCAAAATACTATGCTCAAGAGAGAGATTGCGTATTAACTGATgagtatttttatattcattcagGAATTATTGAACTTTTAG aaaatgagaaaagagcaGAAGCACTTGAAGCAATACAACTATATCTAAGATTGCTGTTGCTGAACATTAGAGAAGAATTACGACGGCTACTTACTTTTATGGCAATGGCATCAGAGCCCAATGCCTACAAGTTGCAAAAACAG TATGATAATAAAACAGTGGTCCTGAAAACTCTTGCCAAATCAGTTTTGCAAGCCAAGTCATTATTAAAAGTGCGGGCAGAACAACTGATCTGGTTTCTACTGGAGTACCACTCTGAGCTCTTCAAG ACACCAGTTACTTTATTGGATCTGGTTAGTAAGAAACTTAAGAAGCTTCTACATGGAGAAGATGCGGATGCCATATCAGGTGTGGATTCCAGCTTGTTCCTCCTTTATCGTTAA
- the DEPDC4 gene encoding DEP domain-containing protein 4 isoform X1 yields the protein MSPKGCSGPFQAAQLWDGIIHSLQFQVEIKRRRHHLQTYKDCFTGSDAVDVVLSHLVQNTCLSSNDISRLKGVHLCQVLMNHKVFEPVGMKKLFKKEKELEFEDSNNSLYRFLGNKSSYDCCKRQKDAENEFNENLRPEYEVISNPLAQEIGEERIEELIHTINGNPALCPNITVQKPFLRLSKEGVSFYTAITSDKTDVWKEQTLLCLLQLIHLPFLDNILEPPVKTQNFQLNKEEDLVITNTCLDRELIPSLCPPEIDNWLNAAIECLEYFPDQLIVTVSQQLMQNRNEETRLNSQKKILFDVIAKYYAQERDCVLTDEYFYIHSGIIELLENEKRAEALEAIQLYLRLLLLNIREELRRLLTFMAMASEPNAYKLQKQYDNKTVVLKTLAKSVLQAKSLLKVRAEQLIWFLLEYHSELFKTPVTLLDLVSKKLKKLLHGEDADAISGVDSSLFLLYR from the exons gatGCTCTGGTCCTTTTCAAGCTGCTCAGCTATGGGATGGTATTATTCACTCTCTTCAGTTCCAAgtggaaataaaaagaaggagGCATCATTTACAAACATACAAAGACTGTTTTACTGGTTCTGATGCTGTCGACGTGGTCTTAAGTCATCTTGTGCAAAACACGTGCCTAAGTAGCAATGACATCTCTCGTCTTAAAGGAGTTCATCTTTGCCAAGTTCTAATGAATCACAAAGTATTTGAACCAGTAGGAATGAAGAagcttttcaaaaaagaaaaggaattggaATTTGAAGATTCCAACAATAGTCTCTACAGGTTTCTAGGCAATAAATCATCTTACGATTGTTGCAAAAGACAAAAGGATGCTGAGAATGAGTTCAATGAAAACTTGAG ACCAGAATATGAAGTGATTTCAAATCCTCTAGCACAAGAGATTGGTGAGGAAAGAATTGAGGAACTTATTCATACAATAAATGGAAATCCAGCTTTATGTCCAAATATCACAGTTCAGAAACCTTTTCTCCGGCTTTCAAAAGAAG GAGTTTCCTTCTACACAGCAATTACATCAGATAAGACAG ATGTTTGGAAAGAACAAACATTATTATGTCTTCTTCAATTGATTCACCTTCCATTCTTGGACAATATTTTGGAGCCTCCagttaaaacacaaaattttCAGTTAAACAAAGAGGAAGATCTTGTTATCACTAACACTTGCCTAGACAGAGAACTTATTCCAAGCTTATGTCCACCTGA GATCGATAACTGGCTTAATGCAGCAATTGAATGCTTGGAGTATTTCCCTGACCAGTTAATAGTTACAGTTAGTCAGCAGTTAATGcaaaacagaaatgaagagaCAAGATTGAACAGTCAGAAGAAGATACTCTTTGATGTCATAGCAAAATACTATGCTCAAGAGAGAGATTGCGTATTAACTGATgagtatttttatattcattcagGAATTATTGAACTTTTAG aaaatgagaaaagagcaGAAGCACTTGAAGCAATACAACTATATCTAAGATTGCTGTTGCTGAACATTAGAGAAGAATTACGACGGCTACTTACTTTTATGGCAATGGCATCAGAGCCCAATGCCTACAAGTTGCAAAAACAG TATGATAATAAAACAGTGGTCCTGAAAACTCTTGCCAAATCAGTTTTGCAAGCCAAGTCATTATTAAAAGTGCGGGCAGAACAACTGATCTGGTTTCTACTGGAGTACCACTCTGAGCTCTTCAAG ACACCAGTTACTTTATTGGATCTGGTTAGTAAGAAACTTAAGAAGCTTCTACATGGAGAAGATGCGGATGCCATATCAGGTGTGGATTCCAGCTTGTTCCTCCTTTATCGTTAA